The DNA window TAATGGATCGGAAGGATCAATTCAAATTGAAATTTTCGGAGGAACACCCCCCTATTCTACATTTATTGGAAATGATAATAACTCGAATCTTGCTTCTCAAATTGGTAACTCAATTATTTTTGATAATTTAAACTCCGGAAACTACTATTACACAGTAATTGACAATAATGATTGTTTAGTTAGTGGTGATGAAATCTTTTTTTCTATAGAAGATGTTCCCGAATTAATAGTTGATTTAGATGATAATAATGGTGTAAGTTGTGACAATGCACAAGACGGTTTCATAAACATATCGGTAATTGGTGGAACCCCAAACTACTCATATTTATGGTCCAATGGCAACGGATTCTCTTCAAACAATGAAGATATTAATCAAATTTCAGGTGGCAATTATACTGTAATTGTTACAGATCAAAACTTATGTGAAGCAAGTTTATCTATTGAAATTGGGGAGAATGAAGCTATGACTATTGAAACATCAACTTCAGAATGCATTAATAATAATGGAACAATAAACGTAACTGCTTTTGGTGGACAACCAGAGTATTTATTTGAATTAAGTTCTAATAATCAAACTATAGAAATTAATACAACTGGAGTTTTTAATGAACTAGAAAGTGGTGACTATTTAATTACGGCTTTTGATGCTTTAAACTGCGACATACAAGAATTAATCTCTATAAATTCAGCTCCACAAGCAGATTTTTTCCTTGATGAATATGAATTTTCATTATCTAATGACCCTGTGCTATTTACAGACCTGTCAATTGATAATAATATAATTTCTTGGAACTGGGATTTTGGAGATGGCAATAATTCTAATGAACAAAATCCATCACATTTATACACTGAACCTGGTATTTACTATGCTACCCTTAATATAATTGATGCTTATAATTGTGAAGATCAAATTACAAAGGAAATAAAAGTTCTACAAGATTTTTATGCATATACTCCCAATATCTTTACTCCAAATAATGATGGAACAAATGACACATTTTCACCCTCTCTACTAAATATAGATATAAGCACTTATAAGCTAACTATCTTCGATCGCTGGGGTAACGAAATATTTGAAACTATTAATTACAGTCAAGGGTGGAACGGTAAACAAGAAAATGGAGCACTATTCCCATCAGATGTTTATAGTTATAAGGTTGTTTACCAAACAAATTTAGGCATGAAAAAAGAAGAAGTGGGACATATAATAATGGCAAAATAACGTCATTCTTATTTAAACATCTATTTTAGCATATTTTGCATTTTCTTCAATAAATGCCCTTCTTGGTGGAACATCATCACCCATCAACATAGAAAACACCCTATCAGCTTCAGCAGCATTTTGAATTGTTACCTGACGTAAAGTTCTATCATCTGGATTCATAGTAGTATCCCATAACTGAGATGCATTCATCTCACCCAATCCTTTATAACGTTGAATACCTACTTTAACATCCTTACCAGCTTTTAACTCTTCAACGACACGATCTCTTTCTTGATCATCCCAACAATACCGTTGATTAGAACCCTTTTTAACAAGATATAAAGGAGGAGTGGCAATATACACATAACCCGACTCAACGAGTTCTTTCATATATCTAAAGAAAAAAGTTAAAATTAGTGTTGCAATATGACTTCCATCAACATCAGCATCACACATAACAACAATTTTATGATATCTTAATTTATCCAAGTTTAATGCTCTTTCATCATCTTCAGTTCCAACAGAAACACCAAGAGCAGTGAACATATTTTTAATCTCCTCATTTTCAAAAACTCTATAAGGCATCGCTTTTTCTACATTTAGTATTTTTCCTCTAAGTGGTAAAATAGCTTGAAAGGCTCTATCCCTTCCTTGTTTGGCAGTTCCACCAGCAGAATCACCCTCAACAAGAAAAATTTCACATAATTCTGGATTCTTTTCTGAACAATCTGAAAGTTTTCCAGGTAAGCCAGTAGATGACATAACAGTTTTTCTCTGAACCATCTCTCTAGCTTTAGTCGCAGCATTTCTGGCTGTTGCAGCTAAAATTACTTTCTGTACAATACGCTTTGCTTGTTCAGGATTTTCCTCTAAATAAAAGTTTAGCATATCACTTACTGATTGTGAAACAGCAGTAGTTACCTCCTTATTTCCTAATTTAGTTTTAGTTTGTCCCTCGAACTGTGGCTCCATAACTTTTACCGAAATAATTGCAGTTAGTCCTTCTCTAAAATCATCGCCAGAAATCTCAAATTTTACTTTTTTCAACAAACCTGATTCGTCTGCATATTTCTTAAGAGTTCTGGTGAGACCTCTCTTAAATCCTGAAAGATGTGTACCTCCCTCATGAGTATTGATATTATTAACATAAGAAAAAACATTTTCAGTATAAGATGTATTATACACCATTGCTACTTCAACAGGAATTCCATCTTTCTCACCATCAATATAAATAACATTTGACAATATAGAATCTCTTGTTGCATCAAGAAATTCAACAAATTCTTTTAATCCTCTTTCAGAGTAAAAAGCTTGCTTTATAAATTCATTCTTCTCATCTTTTCTTCTTTTGTCGGTAATGGACAAATGAATACCTTTATTTAAGAATGCCAATTCTCTTAATCTAGCTACTAAAATATCATAATTATAAACTATGTCCTCGAAAATTGATGAGTCTGGTTGAAAAGTAACAAAAGTACCGGTTTTATCAGTTTTTCCAATTTCACGGACATCATATTGAGGGGATCCAATTTTATATTCTTGTTCAAATATTTTACCATCTCTATGAACTTCAACCCTTAAATTTGAAGAAAGTGCATTTACACAAGACACTCCTACCCCATGTAATCCACCAGAAACTTTATAAGAATCCTTATCAAATTTACCACCCGCGTGAAGAACAGTCATTACAACTTCTAACGCAGAACGACCTTCTTTTTCATGCATTCCGGTCGGAATTCCTCTACCGTTATCTGAAACTGTAATTGAATTATTCTCATTTATAAAACAATTAATATGAGTGCAATGACCTGCTAATGCTTCATCTATAGAATTATCTATAACTTCATATACTAGATGGTGTAAACCCTTTTGACCTACATCTCCAATGTACATAGCTGGCCTTTTTCGAACGGCTTCTAAGCCCTCTAATACCTGTATACTACCAGCAGAATACTGGTTTTGATTTTGATTGTCTAAATCCATAATTTCTTGATATATCTTAGTATTTAAATATACTAAATATATATTGTTTTTTTTTACAAAAAATATATAATTATTAACAATTAGAATCTATATGAAAAACCGAATTTTAATTTAAAGCCATCATCATCAAGATAACCATCAAAGACATTATATCTGACATTTAACAAATTGCGTAAATTCAAAGAAAAAATCATATTTTTAAGCATATATCTAACACTTAGATTAGCACTTACATAAGAGGGCAATATAACATGTGAATAGTTATTGTCAGCGGATGGCAAAAACCTTAACACATCTGAATCTCCTCTGTAATAGCAATCGGCAATAATATTAATACTATTAAAAAATTTAAATGTGAAAGTAGAATTGATTTTGTTTGCTATAAATGATATATTTTGAAATTTATTAGATTTTAAAGAATTAAGATGAAATGACAATAAAAAATCATATTTCACTCTACTCCAAGCTAAAGAGGACATAAAATCGAAACCATCCAAATTAGTTAAATACAAATTTATAGGATTCATCATGCTATTATCATATAAATCATACAAAAAGGGTACTGCTCTATTCTGAATATGATTATAACTAACAATATTGTAGATTGATAAACTCCTAGTTAATAAATGCGTATATGAAAAACTAGCTTTCAATTCCTGCGTAAGGAAATTCCTAGAATAAGGATTAATAAAAGGAATCACGTTAAATAAATCATTAAAAGAATGATATTTTAATTCATTATCAAATTCAAAGGTTAAAATCTTTGACTCGTCTATTTTTTTTAGAAATTTCAAGTTAGGAGATATTACATAATTTGATTTAGGGTTACTTGATAGCTTACCATAAAATAAACTCACTCCTGCTTTATAATCAACAATACTATTCCCGCTTAATAAAAAATTGGAGTTAAAAAATAAATCAAACAATGAGTTTTGGTTAATATCATTAACAGTAAAACAATTAACATTGGAATTTTCAGGAATAATAGCTAACTGATTGATATCGTCAAAATCAGAGTTGATTAATTCACCCGAAAGATAAATAGAATACTTTTTTAATGATTTAGTAGTTTGTAAATTAAGATTAGATATTATTCTAAATTCCGACCTATAGTAGTTATTGTTAAAAACATTTAATTTAAAATTAGCAGATTTAAAAAAACTATTTAATGAATTGCTCACTAAAGTATTTGACAGATCAATACTACTAATATTGTATGAAGCAATATTTTCTACATTAATATTATTTAAACCTCCCCAGTATAAACCAGATATACCTTGAATTTTCAAATTTGTTTTGAAAAGTTTGTCTTTTAAGAACCTGTTAGAGTATAGTTGAATAACTCTTGTAAATTCACCGTTATTTTTTTTATAATATGGACTTTGAAAACCATAGTCTTCAGAAGATAACTCTAGATAAACACCTGAATTATGACGTACTGAAAGCCCATTATTATAGTGAAACCGTGTAGAAAAAAAACTATGTGTACCCATTTTAATAGACGAATAATTTCCAAAATAAGCACTTAAACCATCTACAAAGTATTTAGAAGAGTTTTTAAAATCAACCGATTCTCGCAATACAATATTTCTAGGAAGAATTGGTTTATTGGGTATGATTTTTTCTTGTAAGGTGTCATTATAAATAGGCTGTGTAT is part of the Flavobacteriales bacterium TMED191 genome and encodes:
- the gyrB gene encoding DNA topoisomerase (ATP-hydrolyzing) subunit B → MDLDNQNQNQYSAGSIQVLEGLEAVRKRPAMYIGDVGQKGLHHLVYEVIDNSIDEALAGHCTHINCFINENNSITVSDNGRGIPTGMHEKEGRSALEVVMTVLHAGGKFDKDSYKVSGGLHGVGVSCVNALSSNLRVEVHRDGKIFEQEYKIGSPQYDVREIGKTDKTGTFVTFQPDSSIFEDIVYNYDILVARLRELAFLNKGIHLSITDKRRKDEKNEFIKQAFYSERGLKEFVEFLDATRDSILSNVIYIDGEKDGIPVEVAMVYNTSYTENVFSYVNNINTHEGGTHLSGFKRGLTRTLKKYADESGLLKKVKFEISGDDFREGLTAIISVKVMEPQFEGQTKTKLGNKEVTTAVSQSVSDMLNFYLEENPEQAKRIVQKVILAATARNAATKAREMVQRKTVMSSTGLPGKLSDCSEKNPELCEIFLVEGDSAGGTAKQGRDRAFQAILPLRGKILNVEKAMPYRVFENEEIKNMFTALGVSVGTEDDERALNLDKLRYHKIVVMCDADVDGSHIATLILTFFFRYMKELVESGYVYIATPPLYLVKKGSNQRYCWDDQERDRVVEELKAGKDVKVGIQRYKGLGEMNASQLWDTTMNPDDRTLRQVTIQNAAEADRVFSMLMGDDVPPRRAFIEENAKYAKIDV